Sequence from the Candidatus Methylacidiphilales bacterium genome:
ATGTTTCCGGGCCAGTGATAGGCTGTGAGGTGGGTGAGGGCTTCTTCGGAGAGGTGGGCGGGGGGTAGTGAGGGGTTTTTGATGCGGAGGCGGTTGAGGAGGTGTTGGACGAGGAGGGGGATGTCGCTTTTGCGTTCGCGTAGGGGTGGGAGGTGGATGGTGACGACGTTGAGTCTGTAGTAGAGGTCTTCGCGGAAGTGTCGGGAGAGGACTTGTGCGTAGAGGTCGCGGTTGGTGGCTGCGATGATGCGGACGTCGACGGTGATGGGGATGTTGCTGCCGATGCGGGTGAATTCTGATTCTTGTAGGACGCGGAGAATTTTGGCTTGGGTTGAGAGGGGCATTTCGCCGATTTCGTCGAGGAAGAGGGTGCCGCCGTGGGCTTGTTCGAATTTGCCGATGCGTTGGGACATGGCGCCGGTGAAGGAGCCGCGTTCGTGGCCGAAGAGTTCGCTTTCGAGGAGGTTTTCTGGGATGGCGGCGCAGTTGATGGCAAGGAAGGGTTTGTGTGCGCGGGGGCTGTTGTGGTGTATGGCGTGGGCGACGAGTTCTTTTCCGGTGCCGCTTTCTCCGAGGATGAGGACGGTGGTGTTGGAGGGGGCGACTTGGCCGATGAGTTTGTAGACTTCTTGCATTTTGGGGGAGGTGCCGACGAGGGTTGTGTGGATGTCGTGTGGTGTGGGGGGGGGTGGGGGGGGTGTGGCGCGGATGGTGGTGGTGGAGAGGGCGCGGTGGATGAGGTCTTTGAGGTGTGGGATGTCGAAGGGTTTGAGTAAGTAGTCGTAGGCGCCGTGTTTCATGGCTTCGATGGCGGTGTCTGAGGTGCCGTATGCTGTGATGACGATGATGATTTGTTTGGGGTTGTAGCGGCGGATTTGTTTGAGGAGGTCGAGGCCGTTGCCTTGGCCGATGCGGATGTCGAGGAGGATGAGGTCTGGGTTTTCTGATCGGGCGAGTGCGAAACCTTTTTCTATGGTGTTGGCGGAGAGGATGGTGTAGGGTTCGTTTTCGAAGAGTCTTGTGAATGAGTAGTGGACGTCTTTTTCGTCGTCGATGATGAGGATGCGGTGTGTGGTGGGTTGTGGGGTGGGGGTGTTGGTTTGGGGTGTTGTGGTGGGGGTTTTTTTGGGGGTTTTGGGTGGCATATGGAGGGGGTGGTGAGGGGATTTAGGGGTGTGGTTGAGTGGGGGGGGGTGTTGGGTGGGGTGAGGGGGTTTTGTTTTTGGAGCGGAGGAGGCGGAGGAGGTGGCGACGGAGGGGTTGTGGGTTGTGGAGGTCGGACCAGCGGCGGTGGATGTATCCTTTGGTGTTGAAGAGTGTGGCGGCGAGTTCGTTGGGTTTGTTGTTCCAGCCGAGGGCTTCGGCTATGGTTCCGTCGAAATCGGCTATGGTGTGGAGGTCGTGGCGGGGGGAGTTGGGGTTGCCGTTGGAGCGGTAGTAGGGGAGGAGTCGTTGGGCTTCTTGATCGAGGTTGGAGCGAATTTGGATGCGAACGATGGTGGGGAGGAGGTTGGCTAGGGAGTTTCTGAAGTCGATGACGACGATGAGGCGCCATTCTTTTAGGCCGCGGAGGTCGTCGAGGCTGCGGGCGATGGAGCGGGTGCGGTCGGCTAGGGGTTGGTTGGATTTGAGGACGAGGGTGATGATGCCGGGGGAGTTGATGTGGATTTTTTGTGCGTCGACGGTTTCGGCGTGGATGGGGGGGATGGAGATGAGTGGGGGGGGGAGGTCGGGTTGGGGTTGTGAGTTGAGGGGGGAGGGGAGGGGGATGATGAGGAGGGGGAGGAGGATGAGAGGGAGGGGCGGGTGGGGGTGGGGTTGGGACATAGAAGGCTGGCTGTGCGGGGGTTGGTTTAGAGTTTTTCGAGTAGTAGGCCTTTGAGGTATTCGGTTTCTGGGACGTTGATGAGGATGGGATGGTCTGAGGCTTGGGTGAGGCGAAGGCGTAGGCGTAGTTGACAGCGGGTGGAGGCGGCGGCGCGGTTGATCATTTTTTCCCAGAGTTCTGCGGTGATGTTGTGGGAGCAGCAGAAGGTGGCGAGGAGTCCGCCGGGGGCGAGGAGGCGGAGGGCGCGGCGGTGAATTTCGTGGTAGCCGCGTAGGGCGGATTGGATTTGGTCGGTGTTGCGGGTGAAGGAGGGGGGGTCGAGGATGATGAGGTCGTATTGTTTTTTTTCGTTTTCTTGTGTGGAGAGGGCGTCGAAGACGTTGGCGTTTTCGAATGAGATGTTGAATAGGTTGTTGCGGT
This genomic interval carries:
- a CDS encoding sigma-54 dependent transcriptional regulator translates to MPPKTPKKTPTTTPQTNTPTPQPTTHRILIIDDEKDVHYSFTRLFENEPYTILSANTIEKGFALARSENPDLILLDIRIGQGNGLDLLKQIRRYNPKQIIIVITAYGTSDTAIEAMKHGAYDYLLKPFDIPHLKDLIHRALSTTTIRATPPPPPPTPHDIHTTLVGTSPKMQEVYKLIGQVAPSNTTVLILGESGTGKELVAHAIHHNSPRAHKPFLAINCAAIPENLLESELFGHERGSFTGAMSQRIGKFEQAHGGTLFLDEIGEMPLSTQAKILRVLQESEFTRIGSNIPITVDVRIIAATNRDLYAQVLSRHFREDLYYRLNVVTIHLPPLRERKSDIPLLVQHLLNRLRIKNPSLPPAHLSEEALTHLTAYHWPGNIRELENCLQRALVLSQAHTILPTHLPKEIQQAIHQPPAPHTTPKAPSHLESLAEQLAPLIHKSHRPIWPEFMAHLIHHLKRFYPDAPHSDLAPLIGLNEKLWQIYYKEYQKLHPPT